A region of the Curvibacter sp. AEP1-3 genome:
TGTTGTTTCGATCTGGTTTTAAGACTTAATCTTTTCTATCGAAGCACTAGATCAATAGCTTTTATGTTCATCTTTTCAAAAATCGTGGGCTGGTTCACGCAGCCACTAACCTGGTTGCTGCTGGGCTTGGCGCTGGCGTGGCTTGTCTCCGCAAAGCGACCTGTGCTGGCGCGACGTGCGCTGGGGTTTGCAGGGCTTCTCCTGGCACTGATCGGCTGGCAGCCCTTGCCCGAGCTGTTGATACGGAACCTGGAATCCCGCTACCCGGAAATCGCTCCAGCAGCCGACTTGTCCGCGTACGCAGGGGTGGTGGTGCTGGGTGGCGGCACGGCGGCCGGGCGCTTGCAGCAAAGCCACTCGCAACCGCTGATCAACGATGGCGGGGAGCGCTTGGCGGTGTCTGCGGCGCTGGCATTGCGACACCCGGCTTTGCCCTTGGTCTATACCGGTGGTGAAGGAGATCCG
Encoded here:
- a CDS encoding YdcF family protein, giving the protein MFIFSKIVGWFTQPLTWLLLGLALAWLVSAKRPVLARRALGFAGLLLALIGWQPLPELLIRNLESRYPEIAPAADLSAYAGVVVLGGGTAAGRLQQSHSQPLINDGGERLAVSAALALRHPALPLVYTGGEGDPAGGGPSEAARARQFYESFRIPAAQVRYEAESRNTYENAVLTAKLPGVNPQDRWLLMTSAWHMPRSMATFEKAGWNVTAYPVDYRAEDVTVWTRYSLLGGVSDWQLVLNELVGLAAYRLTGRL